A single region of the Vicia villosa cultivar HV-30 ecotype Madison, WI linkage group LG4, Vvil1.0, whole genome shotgun sequence genome encodes:
- the LOC131599697 gene encoding ABA-responsive protein ABR17-like, translating into MGVFTFDDEFVSTVAPAKLYKALAKDADEIAPKVIKEAQGVEIIEGNGGPGTIKKISVLEDGKVDYVLHKLDAVDEANFGYNYSLVGGPGLHESLEKVTFETVIVAGSDGGSIVKITVKYHTKGDAVLSDAVRDETKIKGTGLIKAIEGYVLANPNY; encoded by the exons ATGGGTGTCtttacttttgatgatgaattTGTCTCAACTGTGGCACCAGCTAAACTCTACAAAGCTCTTGCAAAAGATGCCGACGAAATCGCCCCAAAGGTGATCAAGGAAGCACAAGGAGTCGAAATTATCGAAGGAAATGGAGGACCAGGAACCATCAAGAAGATATCCGTTCTTgaag ATGGAAAAGTCGACTATGTGCTACACAAACTAGATGCAGTTGATGAAGCAAACTTTGGGTACAACTACAGCTTAGTAGGAGGACCAGGGCTACATGAAAGTTTGGAGAAAGTAACATTCGAGACAGTTATTGTGGCTGGTTCTGATGGTGGATCCATCGTTAAGATAACTGTGAAATATCACACCAAAGGTGATGCAGTTCTATCTGATGCAGTTCGTGATGAAACTAAGATCAAAGGAACTGGACTTATCAAGGCTATTGAGGGTTATGTTTTGGCTAATCCTAATTACTGA